A region of Thermorudis peleae DNA encodes the following proteins:
- the nrfD gene encoding NrfD/PsrC family molybdoenzyme membrane anchor subunit: MPDSFVTKAPEWLWWIAIYFFVGGIAGGSFVIAALLQLFGNRADRPLVRAGYIIGFLGSVLSGLILTIDLRQPLRFWHMLIQSKTFLPAFKYWSPMSFGSWGLLTFGLFSFLATVGTLAEAGYLPRGLHALVNGPLGWVVNIIGMLAGFFLAGYTGVLLAVTNRPLWSDTVWLGLLFLLSGFSTAGALLLLLGWRAQPSTLHWVEQIDTVALVLELVVLVITVLSLGTTVTRLVLFNVWGVLLGLVVLAGILLPLALRWRPLLGRISVPSAAVLVLIGGFLLRIVILFASEAV; encoded by the coding sequence ATGCCCGATAGCTTTGTCACAAAAGCACCTGAATGGCTCTGGTGGATCGCCATCTATTTCTTCGTCGGTGGCATTGCTGGCGGAAGTTTCGTCATCGCGGCATTGCTGCAACTCTTTGGCAATCGCGCCGACCGCCCGTTAGTGCGTGCGGGATACATCATCGGTTTTCTTGGCAGCGTGCTCAGCGGCCTCATCTTAACGATTGATTTGCGTCAACCGTTGCGCTTTTGGCACATGTTGATCCAGTCCAAGACGTTTCTCCCGGCATTCAAGTATTGGTCGCCGATGTCCTTTGGTTCATGGGGCCTCTTAACGTTTGGCCTCTTCTCCTTCCTGGCAACGGTTGGCACGCTAGCCGAGGCAGGCTATCTCCCACGCGGGCTGCACGCCCTGGTCAATGGCCCGCTTGGCTGGGTTGTCAACATCATTGGCATGCTTGCTGGTTTCTTCCTTGCTGGCTATACCGGCGTGCTCTTGGCGGTGACAAATCGTCCGCTCTGGAGCGACACCGTGTGGCTTGGGCTGCTCTTCTTACTCTCCGGGTTCTCGACTGCTGGCGCGTTGCTCCTGCTCTTGGGCTGGCGGGCGCAGCCCAGTACCCTCCACTGGGTCGAGCAAATCGATACAGTGGCATTGGTGCTTGAACTTGTCGTCCTTGTAATCACCGTGCTCTCACTTGGCACAACCGTCACGCGCCTCGTGCTTTTCAACGTCTGGGGGGTGTTGCTTGGCCTCGTTGTCCTCGCCGGTATTTTGCTCCCGCTCGCCCTACGCTGGCGGCCGCTTCTTGGCCGGATTAGTGTGCCAAGTGCGGCAGTGCTGGTCTTGATTGGCGGATTCTTGCTGCGGATCGTCATCTTGTTCGCATCGGAGGCGGTCTAG
- a CDS encoding protein-tyrosine phosphatase family protein — protein sequence MEHHCRLRAVDLGSRSRGALFLSEMPGRYAPLASYEAAWRACGITRIVCLAQLETEVLPKSPEYALKLQRRRLGPQARYFPIPNCGVPAEIDAFAALIRDIISWLQHDEFVLLHCGAGIGRTGTVAACVLIALGYAPHEALRRVEEAGSHPEVYAQRAFITTFAAYWKHYPSVPESTELSSDDHAAPAHRPASRLGQILARVSPRRLARLIATEHASAYQRRKQSASVSQH from the coding sequence ATGGAGCACCACTGTCGGCTACGGGCAGTCGACCTCGGCTCACGATCCCGCGGTGCGTTGTTCCTTTCAGAAATGCCTGGACGCTATGCGCCGCTTGCCTCCTACGAAGCTGCATGGCGAGCCTGTGGGATCACGCGGATTGTCTGCCTAGCCCAGCTGGAAACAGAAGTGTTACCAAAGTCACCCGAGTATGCTCTCAAGCTGCAGCGACGGCGATTAGGGCCACAAGCACGCTACTTTCCAATTCCAAACTGCGGCGTGCCAGCTGAAATCGACGCATTTGCCGCGTTGATTCGCGACATTATCTCCTGGCTCCAACATGACGAGTTCGTCTTGCTGCACTGCGGCGCTGGCATTGGACGAACCGGTACCGTTGCCGCTTGTGTCCTAATCGCCCTTGGCTATGCACCGCATGAGGCGCTGCGACGCGTTGAAGAGGCCGGCTCACACCCCGAGGTCTATGCCCAACGCGCGTTCATTACGACGTTCGCTGCATACTGGAAACACTATCCGAGCGTGCCAGAGAGCACGGAGCTTTCTTCAGATGACCACGCTGCACCGGCTCATCGACCAGCTAGTCGCCTTGGTCAGATCCTTGCTCGCGTGTCCCCTCGCCGTCTTGCACGGCTGATAGCGACCGAACACGCATCGGCATACCAGAGAAGGAAACAGAGCGCTTCAGTGAGCCAGCACTAA
- a CDS encoding acetate--CoA ligase: MSEGAAIYENKPLVAPPPQLAKHAPVSQREAQRLLALARTDPAAYWAEIASELDWFATWDRTLEGSLGAFRYFVGGMSNVSFNCVDRFAEQRPNQVALFYEREDGLREVWSYRNLRDEVSRLAAALSRAGIRQGDRVAIYMSNIPEVFAAVQACYRIGAIYSILFAGFSAEAVHDRLVDLEPRLVIVADGSVRRGRVVPLKETLDQALDDVSSVERVVVIPRLRRDVPMQPGRDVSYEDFLADSPAFFPPVPLEANEPGFVIYTSGTSAKPKGLVHAGIGFLVGAYANVKWSLALRPDDVYWCTADVGWLTFPIFALVGGLAHGATLVIYEGAMDYPDPGRFYRILGRYRVTKLFTSPTLLRMLRRAGDAWVCNTDDLVLVSLVGEPLDPETWYWTRDVLGGGHIFVNNTYGQSETGTAWASSMVGLTPTKPGSCGHTLPGYVAEVVDEDGRPVPPGQLGYLTLTAPFPCLARTVFRDPARYRNTYFERFPGRYFSADAAVIDPDGQLWVSGRVDDVIKVSGHRIGTMELEAALINHPAVSEAAVIGVPDPIKGEVPMAFVIVRQGYSPSEALEQELIDSVVRAVGSYARPKQVVLLQNLPRTRSGKIMRRLLRDLVIYGEIRGDTSALENPEALEELQRLRV; encoded by the coding sequence ATGTCTGAAGGGGCTGCCATCTATGAGAACAAACCGCTTGTGGCACCTCCGCCGCAGTTAGCCAAGCACGCACCGGTTAGCCAACGTGAAGCGCAACGCCTTCTCGCTCTTGCCCGAACTGATCCTGCGGCTTACTGGGCCGAGATTGCCTCTGAACTTGACTGGTTTGCGACCTGGGATCGCACGCTCGAAGGTTCACTCGGTGCCTTTCGTTACTTTGTTGGTGGAATGAGCAATGTCTCATTCAATTGTGTCGATCGATTCGCTGAGCAGCGCCCGAATCAGGTCGCGCTCTTCTATGAACGGGAAGATGGCCTGCGCGAGGTCTGGAGTTATCGCAATTTACGGGACGAGGTAAGCCGGCTTGCGGCGGCGCTTTCCCGTGCTGGTATCCGTCAAGGCGATCGTGTTGCCATTTACATGTCCAACATTCCCGAAGTCTTTGCCGCTGTCCAGGCCTGCTATCGCATCGGAGCGATCTATTCGATCCTCTTTGCTGGTTTCTCGGCAGAAGCTGTGCATGACCGATTGGTAGACCTCGAGCCTCGGCTGGTAATCGTTGCTGATGGCAGTGTGCGGCGTGGACGTGTTGTGCCGCTCAAAGAGACGCTTGATCAAGCGCTCGATGACGTTTCGAGCGTTGAGCGGGTTGTCGTTATCCCACGCCTCCGCCGCGACGTACCGATGCAACCTGGACGCGATGTCTCCTACGAGGACTTTCTCGCGGATTCCCCGGCGTTCTTCCCACCGGTGCCACTTGAAGCCAATGAGCCAGGGTTCGTGATCTACACCTCTGGCACGTCAGCCAAACCGAAGGGGCTCGTTCATGCTGGCATTGGATTCCTTGTTGGAGCGTATGCGAACGTCAAGTGGAGCTTGGCGCTGCGCCCTGATGATGTCTACTGGTGTACCGCTGACGTCGGTTGGCTGACGTTCCCCATTTTTGCCCTTGTTGGTGGCCTCGCCCACGGAGCGACGCTCGTCATTTACGAAGGAGCGATGGACTATCCTGATCCTGGGCGCTTCTACCGTATCCTCGGCCGTTATCGGGTGACCAAGCTCTTCACATCACCAACCCTGTTGCGTATGCTCCGTCGAGCCGGGGACGCGTGGGTGTGCAACACAGACGATCTGGTCCTCGTTTCGCTCGTCGGTGAGCCGCTCGATCCCGAGACATGGTACTGGACCCGCGACGTACTCGGCGGAGGACATATCTTCGTCAACAATACCTATGGTCAGTCAGAGACTGGGACGGCCTGGGCGTCCAGTATGGTCGGTCTAACACCGACAAAGCCAGGTTCATGCGGACATACGCTGCCAGGCTATGTGGCCGAAGTGGTCGATGAGGATGGCCGACCAGTACCACCAGGACAGCTTGGCTATCTTACCCTTACTGCACCGTTCCCGTGCTTAGCCCGCACCGTCTTCCGTGATCCGGCCCGCTATCGGAACACCTACTTTGAGCGTTTCCCCGGCCGCTATTTCAGCGCGGATGCCGCGGTGATCGACCCGGATGGCCAACTTTGGGTCTCTGGTCGGGTCGATGATGTCATTAAGGTGTCTGGTCACCGCATTGGTACGATGGAGCTTGAGGCGGCGTTGATTAATCATCCTGCTGTCTCGGAGGCTGCGGTCATTGGCGTGCCGGACCCAATAAAGGGAGAGGTACCAATGGCCTTCGTAATCGTGCGCCAGGGCTATAGTCCGAGCGAGGCACTAGAGCAAGAACTCATCGACTCGGTCGTGCGGGCAGTCGGGAGTTATGCACGCCCCAAGCAAGTGGTGCTGCTGCAAAACCTGCCACGCACTCGCAGTGGGAAGATCATGCGCCGGCTACTGCGTGACCTCGTGATCTACGGCGAGATTCGCGGTGATACCAGCGCACTCGAAAACCCTGAGGCGCTCGAAGAACTCCAGCGCTTGCGTGTCTAA
- a CDS encoding type III secretion fhipep protein produces the protein MSLQNPVASLIRPAEFSRALLHALDASEGRRRRRKRDQTPDSIGLSLKRDVLEKIIAEDPEPEAFEAWLLDLVLHTPGSGGLRAMCQDILQEYRLAQQDPRFSEWLAEGAPSDDALPEGQLTGRGATCASDAGSCDRSA, from the coding sequence ATGTCCTTGCAAAATCCGGTTGCATCGCTCATTCGGCCCGCTGAGTTTAGCCGAGCCTTGCTCCATGCCCTCGATGCTTCCGAGGGGCGTCGCCGGCGTCGCAAGCGGGATCAGACGCCTGATAGCATTGGTCTGAGCCTCAAGCGTGATGTGCTTGAGAAGATTATCGCTGAAGATCCCGAGCCTGAGGCGTTTGAGGCGTGGTTGCTTGATCTTGTCTTGCATACTCCTGGCAGCGGAGGACTCCGTGCGATGTGCCAGGACATCCTTCAAGAGTACCGATTGGCTCAGCAAGATCCACGATTCAGCGAATGGCTAGCTGAAGGAGCGCCGAGTGATGACGCGTTGCCTGAAGGACAACTGACGGGGCGCGGTGCAACGTGTGCTTCCGATGCCGGCAGCTGTGATCGCTCAGCGTGA
- a CDS encoding GntR family transcriptional regulator: MAAETTPGKQSAMEERQVGRRVLREQIKDHLIQLILSGQLKPGDRIVETKLAQELGVSQTPVREALRDLELLGFVVSAPFRGTQVREFSREELVEIYPIRAAIEGVAARAAATRLTNEHVLALEEQIDRMREAVEAGDCDNIVKADIAFHRIVVEASGNQLVQQFWTSLSLATSTFLTISIAQRPLADLPSRHERVLEALRSGDPDYAEQVMRLHVEEPGRWVYETVQQELAAQATDGTAEADGAEETQPEEVAAGQRASSNGEETSAALEGEQRSR, encoded by the coding sequence ATGGCCGCAGAGACAACGCCGGGGAAGCAATCGGCTATGGAGGAGCGCCAGGTTGGGCGCCGAGTCCTCCGTGAACAGATTAAAGATCACCTTATCCAGCTTATTCTCTCTGGTCAGCTGAAGCCGGGAGATCGCATCGTCGAGACAAAGCTGGCGCAAGAGCTTGGCGTCAGCCAGACACCCGTCCGTGAGGCACTGCGGGACCTTGAGCTGCTCGGCTTCGTCGTTAGCGCACCATTCCGTGGCACACAGGTGCGCGAATTCAGCCGGGAAGAGCTTGTCGAAATCTACCCCATCCGTGCTGCTATTGAAGGTGTCGCTGCCCGTGCCGCTGCAACGCGATTAACCAATGAACACGTTCTCGCGCTCGAAGAGCAGATCGACCGCATGCGCGAAGCCGTCGAAGCTGGAGATTGCGACAACATTGTGAAAGCCGATATCGCCTTCCACCGGATTGTTGTCGAAGCCTCAGGCAACCAGCTTGTGCAACAGTTCTGGACGAGCCTCAGTCTCGCCACATCCACGTTTTTAACCATTTCGATCGCCCAGCGGCCACTAGCTGACCTACCGTCGCGGCATGAGCGCGTTTTAGAAGCCCTCCGTTCCGGTGACCCGGACTATGCAGAGCAAGTCATGCGGTTGCATGTCGAAGAACCAGGTCGCTGGGTTTATGAGACAGTGCAACAGGAACTTGCAGCACAGGCTACTGACGGCACTGCGGAAGCAGACGGGGCAGAAGAAACGCAGCCTGAAGAGGTAGCCGCTGGGCAACGGGCGTCGTCAAATGGCGAAGAGACGAGCGCTGCTCTCGAAGGCGAGCAGCGCTCACGGTAA
- a CDS encoding formate dehydrogenase accessory protein FdhE: MSGAQVDRLEALARADAVVAPLARLQAEALQIALDPQWSQALSPEQVLAIPDEPLLHRQRLALDSHMVVAALHALLDVAIQAEIGEVLAVRDALHTGAFDPLALLQAGVVVDSPQLTRLARRAAVAPELLTTLGQVLALPLLHACGEMLASRAATRDWAVGYCPVCGAWPALAELRGLERERWLRCGRCGSAWKFPHQRCVFCGNDDFRSLHYLAPEGQQDALRAECCQRCRGYLKTVATLGALSHEAVLVRDLTTLELDLAALDQQYQRTRVLGFPLVVHLVARD, translated from the coding sequence ATGAGTGGCGCACAAGTTGACCGTCTTGAAGCGCTTGCGCGGGCGGACGCCGTTGTGGCGCCGCTCGCGCGTCTCCAGGCTGAGGCATTGCAGATCGCTCTGGATCCCCAGTGGAGTCAGGCTCTCTCGCCCGAACAGGTGCTAGCTATCCCTGACGAGCCCTTGCTCCATCGTCAGCGTCTCGCGCTTGACTCACATATGGTTGTTGCCGCCCTGCATGCGCTGCTTGACGTTGCGATCCAGGCTGAGATCGGCGAGGTCCTGGCAGTACGTGATGCGCTGCACACTGGCGCGTTTGATCCGCTCGCACTCCTCCAGGCCGGCGTGGTCGTCGATTCGCCCCAGTTGACTCGGCTTGCCCGGCGCGCTGCGGTTGCACCTGAACTCCTGACAACGCTTGGGCAAGTGCTTGCGCTCCCGCTTCTCCATGCCTGTGGCGAAATGCTCGCTTCACGCGCTGCAACGCGTGACTGGGCGGTTGGCTATTGCCCGGTCTGTGGTGCCTGGCCGGCACTTGCTGAGCTTCGCGGGCTGGAGCGCGAGCGCTGGCTGCGGTGTGGTCGTTGTGGCAGTGCCTGGAAGTTTCCCCATCAGCGCTGTGTGTTCTGCGGCAATGACGACTTCCGCTCGCTTCATTACCTTGCGCCGGAAGGACAGCAAGACGCGCTACGTGCTGAATGCTGTCAGCGGTGTCGTGGCTATCTCAAGACAGTTGCTACGCTCGGTGCACTCTCCCATGAGGCGGTACTTGTACGCGATCTTACAACACTTGAGCTTGATCTCGCGGCGCTTGACCAGCAGTATCAGCGAACGCGCGTCCTCGGATTTCCTCTCGTTGTGCATCTGGTCGCGCGGGATTGA
- the fdh gene encoding formate dehydrogenase, with protein sequence MSLTVSRRQLLKIGGAAAAGTAAGALLGLGVDLRPKQARAQELRIKNAQVFPSICPYCAVGCGTLVHVVDGKIVNIEGNPKSPINMGNLCPKGAATYQLHVNPNRLTKVLHRKPYSTQWEVVDLEWAMDRVAQLVKQTRDETFVETLPNGKKVMHTTAIFSLGGATIDNEWNHLQQKLMRGLGVVRIENQARIUHSSTVPGLGARLGRGGATLYPGSLADADCIVIMGSNMAENHPVAFRWVAQAKLKGAKLIHVDPRFTRTSAMADLYVPIRSGTDIAFIGGLIRYMIENEKYFKEYVVNYTNAPTIISDDYKDTEDLEGVFSGLKEAPPGGDQKYVYDNTSWQYKRTAPWDANQARQEALKAATFAEMIQKMVPPPAAKDPTLQDPRCVFQIVRRHFSRYTPEMVERITGCPQDLFLKVAEMIAENSGPDRTTSFVYAMGWTQHTYGVQTISCTALLQLLMGNMGRPGGGIMALRGHATIQGSTDIPTLYHSIHGYMSHPDARKAHDTLKDYILTETKPTGYWANLPKFMVSYLKSMYGDAAKPENDFGYDWHPKIAGDYSHMATMVDMANGKVKGALIFGQNPATSINGSLQRRALMQLDWLVVKDNFETETASFWYTAPEVKSGEIKPEQIKTEVFLFPSAQVAETEGSFTNTQRLVQWHEKAVDPPGDCRSDAWFTHQLALRLKKLYADSTLPRDQGIKNLLWDFDYDPGKYPTNTRIQGEPDPLKILREINGYKTDTKELLSGFADLKDDGSTTCASWIYSGIYPKEGQNRAASRNPDPDNKPGSNLGWGFAWPANRRILYNRASARPDGQPWSERKKWVWWDPEKKQWTGYDVPDFAVTKAPDTPAKPGATGLDAHDGKSPFIMMPDGKGWLFVPTGLVDGPLPTHYEPMESPVVNLLYPKWPKNPIAKYWQHERNQLADLDPNFPIVLTTYRLTEHHLSGVMSRWLPWLAELQPELFVELSPELAQEKGIKNLDVVEISTKRGTIRAKALVTPRLRPLMVNGQVVHQIGMPWHWGFMGIVTGDVVNDLTAMVGDPNVSIHESKALVCNIKKA encoded by the coding sequence ATGAGTCTCACGGTCTCGCGGCGGCAGTTGCTCAAGATTGGCGGTGCAGCAGCTGCCGGGACAGCAGCAGGCGCATTGCTTGGTCTCGGTGTCGATCTTCGCCCGAAACAAGCACGGGCGCAGGAGTTGCGCATTAAAAACGCGCAGGTATTCCCCAGCATTTGTCCCTACTGTGCCGTCGGCTGTGGAACGCTCGTCCACGTTGTCGACGGCAAAATCGTCAATATTGAGGGGAACCCGAAGAGTCCGATCAACATGGGCAACCTTTGCCCAAAGGGGGCGGCAACCTACCAGTTGCATGTGAATCCAAACCGATTGACTAAGGTGCTCCACCGCAAGCCATATAGCACGCAGTGGGAAGTCGTCGATCTCGAGTGGGCGATGGATCGCGTGGCTCAGCTGGTCAAGCAGACGCGCGATGAGACGTTCGTTGAGACCTTGCCCAATGGCAAGAAGGTCATGCATACCACGGCGATTTTCTCACTCGGTGGGGCGACGATTGATAACGAGTGGAACCATCTCCAGCAAAAGTTGATGCGCGGCCTGGGGGTTGTCCGCATCGAAAACCAGGCCCGGATATGACACAGCTCGACCGTCCCCGGTCTGGGGGCGCGGCTCGGGCGTGGTGGTGCTACGCTCTATCCCGGCAGCCTGGCTGATGCCGATTGCATTGTGATCATGGGATCGAACATGGCTGAGAACCACCCCGTGGCCTTCCGCTGGGTGGCTCAGGCAAAGCTGAAGGGCGCGAAACTCATCCACGTCGACCCGCGCTTTACGCGCACCTCGGCGATGGCCGACCTCTATGTGCCGATCCGCTCCGGCACTGATATCGCCTTCATTGGTGGCCTTATCCGCTATATGATCGAAAATGAGAAGTACTTCAAAGAGTACGTTGTCAACTACACAAACGCGCCGACAATTATCAGCGATGACTACAAAGACACCGAAGATCTCGAAGGGGTCTTCTCTGGACTGAAGGAGGCGCCCCCAGGCGGCGATCAGAAGTATGTCTATGACAACACAAGCTGGCAGTACAAGCGCACCGCTCCCTGGGACGCGAACCAGGCGCGTCAGGAGGCGCTCAAGGCAGCAACCTTTGCCGAGATGATCCAGAAGATGGTACCGCCGCCAGCTGCCAAGGATCCGACGCTCCAAGATCCACGCTGTGTATTCCAGATCGTTCGGCGCCATTTCTCGCGGTACACGCCGGAGATGGTCGAGCGGATCACGGGCTGCCCGCAAGACCTCTTCCTCAAAGTTGCTGAGATGATTGCCGAAAATTCTGGCCCCGATCGGACGACCAGCTTCGTTTACGCTATGGGCTGGACGCAGCATACCTATGGCGTACAGACGATTAGCTGCACCGCCCTCCTTCAGCTCCTTATGGGGAATATGGGGCGGCCCGGTGGTGGCATTATGGCCTTGCGTGGCCACGCCACGATCCAAGGGTCGACAGATATTCCTACGCTTTACCACTCCATCCATGGCTACATGTCCCATCCTGATGCGCGCAAGGCGCACGATACGCTGAAGGACTACATCCTGACGGAGACAAAGCCGACCGGGTATTGGGCGAACTTGCCCAAGTTCATGGTCAGCTATCTCAAGTCAATGTACGGCGATGCCGCCAAGCCGGAGAATGACTTTGGCTACGACTGGCACCCCAAGATCGCTGGCGATTACTCCCACATGGCCACGATGGTCGACATGGCCAATGGCAAGGTGAAAGGCGCCTTGATCTTTGGCCAGAATCCCGCCACCTCAATCAACGGCAGCTTGCAGCGGCGTGCCTTAATGCAACTTGATTGGCTGGTTGTCAAAGACAACTTTGAGACTGAGACGGCGTCCTTCTGGTACACCGCACCAGAAGTGAAGAGCGGCGAGATTAAGCCGGAGCAGATTAAGACAGAAGTCTTCCTCTTCCCGTCGGCACAGGTCGCTGAGACTGAGGGCAGTTTCACCAATACCCAGCGACTTGTGCAATGGCATGAGAAAGCGGTTGATCCGCCTGGCGATTGCCGCTCAGACGCCTGGTTCACGCACCAGCTAGCCCTGCGCCTCAAGAAGCTCTATGCCGACAGCACGCTGCCGCGTGATCAGGGAATCAAGAACTTGCTCTGGGACTTCGACTACGATCCAGGCAAGTATCCAACGAATACACGCATTCAGGGTGAGCCTGATCCGCTGAAGATCTTGCGCGAAATCAACGGCTACAAGACTGACACCAAGGAATTGCTCTCTGGCTTTGCTGACCTTAAGGATGACGGCTCAACCACCTGCGCATCCTGGATTTACAGCGGCATCTATCCGAAGGAAGGACAAAATCGCGCGGCGAGCCGTAACCCTGATCCTGACAACAAGCCTGGGAGCAATCTTGGCTGGGGCTTTGCCTGGCCAGCGAACCGGCGTATTCTCTACAACCGCGCCTCGGCGCGTCCTGATGGCCAGCCCTGGAGTGAACGCAAGAAGTGGGTCTGGTGGGATCCCGAGAAGAAGCAGTGGACAGGCTATGATGTCCCTGACTTTGCCGTGACGAAGGCGCCGGACACGCCAGCCAAGCCTGGTGCAACCGGCCTTGATGCACATGACGGGAAGAGCCCGTTCATCATGATGCCTGACGGCAAGGGCTGGCTCTTCGTGCCAACTGGTCTTGTCGATGGCCCGCTCCCGACGCACTATGAGCCTATGGAATCGCCGGTTGTCAATCTGCTCTATCCGAAGTGGCCCAAGAACCCGATCGCCAAGTACTGGCAGCACGAGCGGAACCAACTGGCTGATCTTGATCCCAACTTCCCGATCGTGCTGACGACCTATCGCTTGACTGAGCACCACCTCTCGGGCGTGATGAGCCGCTGGCTACCTTGGTTAGCTGAGCTCCAGCCGGAACTCTTCGTCGAACTCAGTCCCGAGCTGGCGCAGGAGAAGGGGATCAAGAATCTCGACGTTGTTGAGATTTCGACGAAGCGTGGCACGATCCGTGCAAAGGCCTTGGTGACCCCACGCCTGCGCCCGCTGATGGTCAATGGTCAGGTGGTGCATCAAATTGGCATGCCGTGGCACTGGGGGTTCATGGGTATCGTGACCGGCGATGTGGTCAACGACCTCACCGCTATGGTCGGCGATCCGAACGTGTCAATTCACGAAAGTAAGGCGTTGGTCTGCAATATCAAGAAGGCGTAG
- a CDS encoding VOC family protein: MAEIKRIQHVSITAPIDGAATARAFYGDLLGLPEKPVPETLAGLNILVWFDAGPTELHVVAEDDETRGRSRRHLCFEVDELAPIRATLEAAGYRPYDATPIPGRPRFFCRDPFGNLLEFMVFEP; this comes from the coding sequence ATGGCAGAGATCAAGCGAATCCAGCACGTGTCCATCACTGCACCGATTGACGGCGCAGCAACAGCCCGTGCATTCTATGGCGACCTCCTCGGGCTGCCCGAGAAGCCCGTGCCGGAGACGCTCGCCGGCCTCAACATCCTGGTATGGTTTGACGCTGGGCCGACAGAGCTTCACGTCGTCGCCGAAGACGACGAAACCCGCGGACGGTCTCGTCGCCATCTCTGTTTCGAGGTCGACGAATTAGCACCAATCCGGGCAACGTTAGAAGCGGCAGGCTATCGCCCCTATGACGCAACACCGATTCCTGGTCGGCCACGGTTCTTCTGCCGTGATCCCTTTGGCAACCTCCTCGAATTCATGGTCTTTGAGCCATAA
- a CDS encoding 4Fe-4S dicluster domain-containing protein — MPEPMGFFTDTSVCIGCKACQVACKEWNQLPAINGGANVLSGNSYDNTTKLDGMNWRHVKFIEQFSPDRKQARWLMMSDVCKHCVQAACLEVCPTGAIIRTEFDTVVIQQDVCNGCRACIAACPFGVIDINPETNTAMKCTLCYDRLQAGMVPACAQACPTQSIQFGPISELRQRAQARLQQLQAQGETKAQLYGADESILGGLNSFYLLLDDPEVYGLPRNPKLPSRNLPAAAGLSTAGAIAMGVIGLVSLRKRRMDQLAAEARRNNGQEENGDAR, encoded by the coding sequence ATGCCGGAACCGATGGGGTTCTTCACCGACACATCCGTTTGTATCGGCTGTAAGGCTTGTCAAGTTGCGTGCAAGGAATGGAATCAGCTCCCGGCGATTAACGGCGGGGCTAACGTCCTCAGTGGGAATAGCTATGACAACACGACCAAGCTCGATGGCATGAACTGGCGTCATGTCAAGTTCATCGAGCAGTTTAGCCCTGACCGCAAGCAGGCGCGCTGGTTGATGATGAGCGATGTTTGCAAGCACTGCGTGCAGGCTGCATGCCTTGAGGTCTGTCCGACTGGAGCGATTATCCGAACCGAATTCGATACGGTCGTGATCCAGCAAGACGTCTGCAACGGCTGCCGTGCCTGCATTGCTGCTTGCCCCTTCGGCGTTATCGACATCAACCCTGAGACAAACACAGCAATGAAGTGCACGCTCTGCTATGACCGATTGCAGGCCGGTATGGTGCCAGCTTGTGCCCAGGCGTGCCCAACGCAGTCGATCCAGTTTGGACCGATCTCCGAGTTACGTCAGCGCGCTCAAGCCCGGCTTCAGCAGTTGCAAGCGCAGGGTGAGACCAAGGCGCAACTTTACGGCGCTGACGAATCGATCCTTGGCGGGCTCAACTCTTTCTATCTCCTGCTTGATGATCCAGAGGTCTACGGCCTGCCGAGGAATCCCAAGCTTCCCTCGCGGAATTTGCCGGCAGCGGCCGGGCTCTCGACGGCTGGCGCGATTGCTATGGGAGTCATTGGCCTCGTCAGCTTGCGCAAACGGCGGATGGATCAACTAGCGGCTGAGGCGCGGCGCAACAACGGCCAGGAGGAGAACGGCGATGCCCGATAG